Within the Thunnus thynnus chromosome 23, fThuThy2.1, whole genome shotgun sequence genome, the region CCAGGTGGTGCCCTGCAGCCTCATGACGGCGTGGTTCTTCTTCTGGTGTTATCTCTTGCTGGAGGACCACCAGGTGGTGCCCTGCAGCCTCATGATGGCGTGTTTCTCCTGCGGGCTGAAGTGCAGGATGGTGAGGATGGCGGCGAGCGTCTGCTGCCTCCCGCTGGCGTCCTGCAGCGTCAGGAACTTGTAGATGATGTTTTTCAGATACTCCATGTTGGCGCCCTCTCGGCTCTGGTCTCGAATCAGTTTGTCGAGTCGTCCTCGCAGGTCAGCCGCCTCCTCATCGTGCCGCTCGGCGTTGGCAATGACTTTGGCCTGCAGCTGGTGGACGTCCTCCTCCAACTGGTGTTTCTGCCGCCGCAGAGCTCCGGCCTCCACCTCTTTCCTGGCTAGCTGCTCAGCGTACAGCAACAATGTGGGCTCAGTGGGTGCCGCCCGCCGCAGCGCCTGGCTGATGACGTCACCCTCGCTCTCCTCAGCGTCAGCACTGTCTGTGGCCGTGTTATCGGTGGCAGCGCAGCGCGTCGTGTTCATGCTCAGAGCGGCGGCCCGGAGGCGCTCCAGCTCCTGGTCCTTCTCATCCAGCAGGGCCATGGTCCTCTCTCGCTGTTTGTGTAGCTCCGCCTCCAGCCGCAGCAGCTCATCACGGTGCAGCGCCTCCACACgctccacttcctgtctgtgacTCTGCTGCAGCGCCGCCGCCTGCTGCTGGCGCTCCTCCAGCTGCCGGCAGTGCTGGGCCTCGGCCTCGTCGCTCTGGATCCGCAGGTTGATGTACTTCTCCTTCAGCTCCGCCAGCTGGTCCCGCACTTCCTCCAGCTCTCTGGCCTGGCAGCCATCTTTGGCGTTCTTGTTCTTCAGCACTACCTGCGCTCGCAGCTTGTAGCGTTCAAATTCGTCCTTCAGCTGCCGCAGCTCCTGCTGGCACGCTAGCGCCGAGGCACTGTCCCTGCCCGGCTCTGCCTCACTCTCAGTGAGGTTCTGGATGATGGGCGCCTGGTCTGGGTCCCTCTGGgccgccagcagcagcagcttcttaACCTTTTCCATCTTGTCCTTCAGCGCCACCACGTCCAGCTGAGACTCGTCCAGGCCGAGGTCAGAGTTTGACCTGTTGGAGGCAGCGATGGCGAGCATTTTGTTCTCAGTGTCGAGCTGCAGGATCCGTTCTCGGAGTCTCTGAGCCACCTGCTGGTCTCGCTGCTTCGCCTTCTCACAGGAACCGAGCAGCTCCGACAGCTCTGACAGCCGCTGCTCCAGACCGGCGACCCGAAGCTCTGCAGCCTGAGCGCGCTCACGTGCCCGCTCCTCCGCCTGACACGCCTGCAGACACAACACAGGGGTTAGTTTAGTCCTGGTTCTGGGTAGTCCTGGTCTGAATCTTACTCTCTTAGTCTCAGTCTATTACAGGTAATTTAGACCTGGTTCTGGATAGTCCTGGTCCTAGTCTTACTCTCCTGTTGTCAGTCTGTTCAGGTGGTTTTGAACTGGGTCTGGGTAGTCTTAGTCTTAGTTTGTCACAGGTATAGACccatatctaaccttccatttctctctaagatccttgagaaagcagtctctaatcagttatgtgactttctacataacaatagtttatttgaggattttcagtcaggatttagaggcatcatagcacagagacagcactggtgaaagtcactaatgacctcctaactgcatcggacaaaggatttgtctctatacttgtcctgttagatcttagtgctgcattcgacacaactgaccatcaaatccttttgcagagactggaacatttaattggcattaaaggaactgcattaagttggtttaagtcctatttatcagaccgatttcagtttgtacatgttaatgatgaatcctccatgaaggcaaaagttagacacggagttccacaaggttctgtacttggaccaattctattcaccttatatatgcttcctttaggtaatattattaggaaacactccataaatgttcattgttcaatgttcaattatatttatcaatgaagccagatgaaaccaatcagttaaacaaactccaagcatgccttaacgacataaagacctggatgacctgcaattttctgctattaaactcagataaaactgaagttattgtgtttggccctaaacaccttagaaacacattatctaatgataaagctactctggatggcattaccctggcctccagcaccaccgtaaggaatctgggagttatctttgatcaggatatgtcctttaactcccacataaatcaaatctcaaggactgcctttttccacttacgtaatatcacaaaaatcaggcacatcctgtccctaaaagatgcagaaaaactagtccacacatttgttacttctaggctggattattgcaattccttattatcaggctgctctaacaagtctctaaagactctccagctggtccagaatgcagctgcacgtgttctgactaaaactatgtttaagagtaggcttaaaactttcctttttgataaagcttatagttagggccgaccaggctcgccttggatcagcccttagttatgctgctataggcctagactgctgggggacttcccatgatgcactgagctcctctctcctc harbors:
- the gcc1 gene encoding GRIP and coiled-coil domain-containing protein 1, with product MEKFGMSFGVGGASRKELLETIEAQKKQLVQYQTRFRDVVQAYKSLLKEKEALESSLQVLTGSQEVDQQDQDSLEDRNSPHSEASVDPQETTRDQSREDQGGPGGPSRSETSGSESGGPEQEQAPPLPSSEADRRVAQLKSQLSTLSGAVATVTQEKSRMEASFQADRRQLKQEVEELQDRLVAVTTQQEAELCSLQQQLAESRARIITQQHEREQEQRDHVLQLQELTCILQQQRLLKTPQDADQGAESQVYLDQSRKRPEAAEEDQTRPDARVDQLQQELLDLKNQVQDQVHSETRKACQAEERARERAQAAELRVAGLEQRLSELSELLGSCEKAKQRDQQVAQRLRERILQLDTENKMLAIAASNRSNSDLGLDESQLDVVALKDKMEKVKKLLLLAAQRDPDQAPIIQNLTESEAEPGRDSASALACQQELRQLKDEFERYKLRAQVVLKNKNAKDGCQARELEEVRDQLAELKEKYINLRIQSDEAEAQHCRQLEERQQQAAALQQSHRQEVERVEALHRDELLRLEAELHKQRERTMALLDEKDQELERLRAAALSMNTTRCAATDNTATDSADAEESEGDVISQALRRAAPTEPTLLLYAEQLARKEVEAGALRRQKHQLEEDVHQLQAKVIANAERHDEEAADLRGRLDKLIRDQSREGANMEYLKNIIYKFLTLQDASGRQQTLAAILTILHFSPQEKHAIMRLQGTTWWSSSKR